Genomic window (Streptococcus suis S735):
CTTATCCAAACCGTACCAGTCGTCGAAGGTTGCTATACTGCCGCAGCTCTCTTACAGGCTGGAGCTGACTTGGAGACTATTCTTGAACAATTAAAAGAACTGACAATCAATAAATAGGAGGTCATTATGAATCTGATTGGAGAATTACTTGGAACTTTCATACTAGTATTACTTGGAAACGGTGTGGTTGCATCCTGCATCCTCTCTAAAACCAAGGCTGAAAATAGCGGCTGGCTGACCATCGTACTAGGATGGGGCATCGCTGTAACAATTGCCGTCTACATATCAGGAATTTTTGGACCTGCCCACCTAAATCCAGCTGTCACTATCGCAATGGCATCTATCGGCTCCCTACCATGGGCTCAAGTCCCAGGCTTCCTACTTGCCCAATTTGCTGGAGCAATGTTGGCATCCATCGTCCTCTATCTCCATTTCTACCCACATTGGCAGGAAACAAAAGATAGCGGAACAATCCTTGCTACCTTCTCTACTGCACCAGCTCTTCGTCACACAGCTTCAAACTTGCTCGGCGAAGCTCTTGGTACAGCTGTCTTAGTCATGGGAATCCTTGCAATTGGTCCTAACAATGTCAGCGCTGGCCTCGGCCCAATCATCGTGGGACTTATCGTATTTGCAATCGGCTTCTCACTAGGATCAACGACAGGCTACGCAGTCAATCCTGCTCGTGATTTAGGCCCTCGTATCATGCATGCCATCCTACCCATTCCAAATAAGGGAGATTCTGACTGGTCTTATAGCTGGATCCCAGTTGCTGGCCCAATTCTTGGAGGTGTCGCAGGAGCTATCCTCTATAACATCCTACTAAATATGTTATAGTCATTTGAATTAACTTTGATACATCGTCACTTTCGGCTTGCCGTACTATAGTACAGCCTGCACCTCAGTTCCTTGTCTGAAAGCTAATTCATTCGACTATATAAAAAATAGGCTTGGGTGACTAGAACCACTCCCATTTTATCAACAAAGACTTGGCTATCATCAACCAAGTCTTTTTCTGTTATTCATTTTCTTTTGTAAGGATTTGCAAGGTTTCAAGGAGTTGGTCCACATGGACTTCTACAGTATCACCTGTACCCTTGATTTTCACTTCGACGATGCCATCAGCTGCTTTCTTACCAACAGTCACACGGATTGGCAAGCCAATCAAGTCACTGTCAGAAAACTTAACGCCGACACGCTCATTACGGTCGTCAGTTAATACTTCATAGCCTGCACCAACCAAACTTGCTTCGATAGACTGAGTCAATTCCATCGCCGCTTCATCTTTGACATTGACTGGAATCAAATGCACATCAAACGGTGCCAATTCTTTAGGGAAGTTGATCCCCCAAGCGTAACGGTATTCGCCTTTTGGTGTCTTGTTAACAAAGAGGCGAGCGTGTTGTTCAAGAACGGCTGACAAGAGACGGCTAACACCGATTCCGTAGCATCCCATGATAATCGGCATAGAACGACCATTCTCATCCAAGATGTTGGCATTCATGCTGTCTGAATAGCGTGTACCGAGTTTGAAGATGTGACCAATCTCGATACCACGGGCAAAGTTGAGAACCCCGTGTCCATCTGGAGAAGGCTCGCCTTCCTTGACTTCGCGAATATCCACATACTCAGTCACTTGGAAATCACGCCCTGCATTGGCACCTGTGTAGTGGAAACCATCTTCGTTAGCACCAACTACAGCGTTCTTCACATCTTGAACCTTACGGTCTGCAATAATCTTGATGTTTTCTGGTAAACCAACTGGGCCAAGAGAACCAAAGCCTGCACCGAAGACTTTCTCTGCATCAGCTGGGCTTGCTACATCAAAGAAATCCGCTGCCAAGTGGTTTTTCAACTTGACATCATTGACCTGATCATTGCCAACAAGGAGGGCAACAACTGGCTCTCCGTCAGCCATAAAGAGCATGGTTTTGATAGTTTGTTCTTCCGCAACGTTCAAGAAGGCAGCAACTTCGTCGATGGTTTTGGCATCTGGTGTAGCAACTTTAACCAAGTCTTCTTCAACTACAACTGCTGTACTTGGTTTGTATTCGCTAGTTGCCATTTCTAGGTTGGCAGCGTAGCCTGATTCGCTTGAGTAGGCAATGGTGTCTTCACCAGACACAGACCAAGCCAAGAGTTCTGCCTTGAACGCTTCAAGAACATCCTCTGGGATTTCCTCAAAAGAAGCAA
Coding sequences:
- a CDS encoding MIP/aquaporin family protein → MNLIGELLGTFILVLLGNGVVASCILSKTKAENSGWLTIVLGWGIAVTIAVYISGIFGPAHLNPAVTIAMASIGSLPWAQVPGFLLAQFAGAMLASIVLYLHFYPHWQETKDSGTILATFSTAPALRHTASNLLGEALGTAVLVMGILAIGPNNVSAGLGPIIVGLIVFAIGFSLGSTTGYAVNPARDLGPRIMHAILPIPNKGDSDWSYSWIPVAGPILGGVAGAILYNILLNML
- a CDS encoding proline--tRNA ligase — its product is MKQSKMIIPTLREMPSDASVISHALMLRAGYVRQISAGIYSYLPLANRVIEKAKNIMREEFDKIDAIEFLAPALLSADIWRESGRYETYGDDLYKLKNREGSDFILGPTHEETVTLLARDAVQSYKQLPLNIYQIQPKYRDEKRPRNGLLRGREFIMKDGYSFHASYESLDQTYDDYKAAYEAIFTRAGLEFKAIIGDGGAMGGKDSQEFMAITPDRTDLDRWVVLDKSVASFEEIPEDVLEAFKAELLAWSVSGEDTIAYSSESGYAANLEMATSEYKPSTAVVVEEDLVKVATPDAKTIDEVAAFLNVAEEQTIKTMLFMADGEPVVALLVGNDQVNDVKLKNHLAADFFDVASPADAEKVFGAGFGSLGPVGLPENIKIIADRKVQDVKNAVVGANEDGFHYTGANAGRDFQVTEYVDIREVKEGEPSPDGHGVLNFARGIEIGHIFKLGTRYSDSMNANILDENGRSMPIIMGCYGIGVSRLLSAVLEQHARLFVNKTPKGEYRYAWGINFPKELAPFDVHLIPVNVKDEAAMELTQSIEASLVGAGYEVLTDDRNERVGVKFSDSDLIGLPIRVTVGKKAADGIVEVKIKGTGDTVEVHVDQLLETLQILTKENE